A genomic stretch from Ictalurus punctatus breed USDA103 chromosome 2, Coco_2.0, whole genome shotgun sequence includes:
- the batf gene encoding basic leucine zipper transcriptional factor ATF-like codes for MAQGSDSNDTGYTKSPSPGHKQGSSEDMRKVMRREKNRIAAQKSRLRQTQKADNLHLESENLEKENAALRKEVKRLTEEVKYLSTVLSNHEPLCPGLSAPSADLLYGSHTHTPFHQHINTHYPL; via the exons ATGGCTCAGGGTTCAGACAGTAATGATACTGGCTACACCAAATCTCCATCACCAGGACACAAACAG GGATCATCAGAGGATATGAGGAAAGTAATGAGGAGGGAGAAGAATCGCATCGCGGCTCAGAAGAGCAGGTTGAGACAAACGCAGAAAGCAGACAATCTGCATCTG gagagtgagaatctggagaaggagaacGCTGCTCTGAGGAAGGAAGTGAAGAGACTGACGGAGGAAGTGAAGTATCTGTCCACGGTGCTGAGTAACCACGAGCCGCTGTGTCCCGGCCTGAGTGCCCCGTCCGCAGACCTGCTGTacggctcacacacacacacacctttccacCAGCACATCAACACGCACTACCCACtctga